From the genome of Marixanthomonas ophiurae, one region includes:
- a CDS encoding outer membrane protein assembly factor BamD has protein sequence MKNIILLLFAVIMLSSCSQYQKVLSSDDTGKKYALADSLYAQGKYKKALKLFEQIVPVYRGKPQAERLMFLYANTFYELEDYYLSGYQFERFETSYPQSDSVEVAAYKSAKSYSELSPRYSLDQEDTYKALEKLQSYINKYPNSEKRTEANELVSELSGKIEKKDIEIANQNLKIAEYIGDYRPAIESYDNFISDHPGSVYRKDAFFGRLQAAYELAVRSVPSLVEERLITAQDYYNKFNKYYSDTDLKAEADLIAQNIAERLGEREQKS, from the coding sequence ATGAAGAATATTATTTTATTGCTTTTTGCCGTGATTATGTTAAGTTCCTGTAGCCAGTACCAGAAGGTATTGTCCTCTGACGATACAGGGAAAAAATATGCATTGGCAGATTCTCTTTATGCGCAGGGGAAATATAAAAAAGCGTTAAAACTTTTTGAACAAATTGTACCAGTATACCGTGGAAAGCCGCAGGCGGAACGCCTTATGTTTTTATACGCTAATACCTTTTACGAGCTAGAAGATTATTATTTGTCAGGATATCAGTTTGAGCGTTTTGAAACGTCTTATCCGCAAAGTGACAGTGTGGAAGTTGCCGCGTACAAATCGGCTAAAAGTTACTCTGAGTTGTCCCCGCGTTATTCGCTGGATCAAGAGGATACGTACAAAGCTTTAGAAAAGCTACAGAGCTACATCAACAAATATCCTAATTCAGAAAAACGTACGGAGGCCAACGAACTGGTTTCTGAATTAAGTGGGAAAATAGAGAAAAAAGATATAGAGATTGCCAATCAAAATCTTAAAATAGCTGAATACATTGGTGATTATAGACCAGCGATTGAATCGTATGATAATTTCATTTCAGACCATCCTGGTTCAGTATACAGAAAAGATGCTTTCTTCGGAAGGTTGCAAGCAGCCTACGAATTAGCAGTACGAAGTGTACCTTCCTTAGTTGAAGAACGACTGATAACTGCACAAGATTATTACAATAAATTTAATAAGTATTATAGTGATACTGATTTAAAGGCCGAAGCCGATTTGATTGCTCAAAATATAGCGGAGCGCTTAGGTGAAAGAGAACAAAAAAGTTAA
- a CDS encoding DNA-directed RNA polymerase subunit omega, translating to MIDIKNSEAPINTTTIDKNKIDAPTENIYEAISIISKRATQINGDIKKELLEKLDEFATYNDSLEEIFENKEQIEVSKFYERLPKPHALAVEEWLNDKIYYRNTKEEELDK from the coding sequence ATGATCGATATTAAAAATTCTGAAGCTCCTATCAATACAACGACGATTGATAAGAACAAAATTGACGCGCCAACTGAGAATATTTACGAGGCTATTTCAATTATTTCGAAACGAGCTACGCAAATCAACGGTGACATCAAGAAAGAATTGCTTGAAAAATTGGACGAATTTGCTACGTATAACGACAGTTTAGAAGAAATTTTTGAAAACAAAGAACAAATTGAAGTTTCTAAGTTTTACGAACGTCTTCCTAAACCGCACGCTCTTGCAGTAGAGGAGTGGTTAAACGACAAAATTTACTACCGTAACACAAAGGAAGAAGAATTAGATAAGTAA
- the coaBC gene encoding bifunctional phosphopantothenoylcysteine decarboxylase/phosphopantothenate--cysteine ligase CoaBC has product MSVLSGKNVLLGVTAGIAAYKAAFLVRLLVKKGANVKVVMTPSAKDFVTPLTLSTLSKNEVFSSFTNEEDENAQWNNHVALGLWANLFIIAPATANTLSKMANGTSDNLLLATYLSAKCPVYYAPAMDLDMHKHPSTSETFKKLNSFGNIQIPAEKGELASGLSGKGRMAEPEHIVSFLENDIQKKLPLRNRKMIITAGPTHEAIDPVRFIGNHSSGKMGYAIAETAANLGAQVVLVSGPVSLSLEHSNIKVVSVTSAEEMYQAVHNHFSNCDIAILSAAVADYRPKDVASEKIKKNDSTLTIQLEKTKDILKSLGEIKEHQFLTGFALETQNELENAKSKLKKKNLDLIVLNSLKDKGAGFKADTNKVTLIDKHNKVQAFSVKPKTEVANDILQYIIQQIDA; this is encoded by the coding sequence ATGTCTGTTTTAAGCGGTAAAAATGTGTTGCTTGGTGTTACAGCCGGTATTGCTGCTTATAAAGCTGCTTTTTTGGTCAGGTTATTAGTGAAAAAAGGCGCTAATGTTAAGGTTGTAATGACGCCTTCAGCGAAAGACTTTGTTACGCCACTAACCCTTTCCACACTTTCTAAAAACGAAGTTTTTTCCTCTTTTACCAATGAAGAAGATGAAAATGCCCAATGGAATAACCACGTAGCGTTAGGTCTTTGGGCAAATTTATTTATAATAGCTCCAGCCACAGCCAACACCTTATCTAAAATGGCAAACGGTACTAGTGATAATCTATTATTAGCTACATATCTTTCGGCTAAATGCCCTGTGTATTATGCTCCAGCAATGGACCTAGATATGCACAAACATCCAAGTACTTCGGAAACATTCAAGAAATTAAATAGCTTCGGAAATATACAAATCCCGGCTGAAAAAGGCGAATTGGCAAGCGGTTTATCAGGGAAAGGGAGAATGGCTGAGCCCGAACATATTGTTTCTTTTCTTGAAAACGATATTCAAAAAAAATTACCCCTTCGGAATAGAAAAATGATTATTACTGCAGGTCCTACCCACGAAGCAATAGACCCTGTTCGTTTCATTGGAAACCATAGTAGTGGTAAAATGGGATACGCTATTGCAGAAACAGCAGCTAATTTAGGTGCTCAGGTAGTTTTGGTTTCAGGGCCGGTTAGTTTATCCTTAGAACATAGTAATATTAAGGTAGTGTCGGTAACTTCAGCTGAAGAAATGTACCAAGCTGTTCACAATCATTTTTCTAACTGTGACATAGCTATACTAAGTGCTGCGGTAGCCGATTATAGACCAAAAGATGTTGCTTCAGAGAAAATAAAAAAGAACGACAGTACTTTGACTATTCAACTTGAAAAGACAAAAGATATTTTAAAATCGTTGGGTGAAATAAAGGAACATCAATTTTTAACTGGTTTTGCGTTAGAAACTCAAAATGAGTTGGAAAATGCAAAAAGCAAACTCAAAAAAAAGAATTTAGATTTAATTGTATTAAATTCGCTCAAAGACAAAGGGGCAGGCTTTAAAGCAGACACAAACAAAGTGACTTTAATTGATAAGCACAATAAAGTACAAGCTTTTTCTGTTAAACCAAAGACCGAAGTCGCAAACGATATTTTACAATACATTATACAACAAATAGATGCGTAG
- the porD gene encoding type IX secretion system protein PorD has translation MRRFLLILSVFILSFTTQAQELNCSVTVDAEQTGQPNLQVFRTLQQEMTDFVNNTKWTNKVFKNQERIDCNMSIIVSSFESNSFTATIQIQASRPVYGSSYNSPIYNYNDRQFSFDYTEFQPLNFNLNTFSSNLISVIAYHVYTIIGLDADTFELNGGDEYFETAKQIVNTAASSNFQGWKPTDGTQTRYRYNEAVISNVYQEFHTAMYEYHRKGLDEMAQSPKDAKSAITDAIETLAQINNRRPNSYLLRTFFDAKSDEIQSIFSGGPNVDIVKLVENLNKLAPTKRSNWSEIKY, from the coding sequence ATGCGTAGATTTTTACTTATACTTTCCGTTTTTATACTTTCATTTACTACACAAGCGCAGGAACTTAATTGTAGCGTAACGGTAGATGCAGAGCAGACAGGACAGCCTAACCTACAAGTGTTCAGAACGCTTCAACAGGAAATGACCGATTTTGTTAATAATACCAAATGGACCAATAAAGTATTTAAAAACCAAGAACGTATAGACTGTAATATGTCAATTATCGTTTCAAGTTTTGAATCAAATTCATTTACAGCAACCATTCAAATACAAGCTTCTAGACCTGTTTATGGTTCAAGCTATAATTCGCCTATCTATAATTACAATGACCGTCAATTCAGTTTTGATTATACGGAGTTTCAGCCCTTGAATTTCAACTTAAACACATTTAGTTCTAATTTAATATCGGTTATTGCATATCACGTGTATACCATCATTGGTTTAGATGCCGATACGTTTGAGTTAAATGGCGGAGATGAATACTTTGAAACGGCTAAACAAATTGTAAACACAGCTGCATCGAGTAATTTTCAAGGCTGGAAACCAACCGATGGTACTCAAACACGTTACCGGTACAACGAAGCTGTAATTTCAAACGTTTATCAAGAATTCCATACCGCTATGTACGAATACCATAGAAAAGGATTGGATGAGATGGCCCAGAGTCCGAAGGATGCAAAAAGTGCTATTACTGATGCGATTGAAACCTTGGCGCAGATTAATAATCGACGTCCGAACTCGTACCTACTCCGTACTTTCTTTGATGCTAAAAGCGATGAAATACAGAGCATTTTTAGTGGAGGCCCCAATGTAGATATTGTAAAATTGGTTGAGAACCTCAATAAATTGGCGCCGACCAAAAGAAGCAATTGGAGCGAAATTAAATATTGA
- the recN gene encoding DNA repair protein RecN, which produces MITTLAIKNYALIDDIRMDFKDGLTIITGETGAGKSILLGALSLVLGKRADLNSMKDASKKCIIEAEFAIKKFNLQTLFEENDLDYDAHTIIRREILPSGKSRAFINDTPVTLSQLQAVGPYLVDIHSQHETLSLAEENYQMQVIDALAENTSLKNTYSEQLKAYRITTKGLEEAKLKKSEASKEIDYNTFLFTELEEANLEGIDQVKLEETYETLSNAEEIQETLSKVVQLFSEEQIGTMETAKEARAALSQLKNYGSVYHALWERLNSVIIELDDLSEETEQIATSVEANPQELLAINEKLQTLHKLQHKHNVATVSELIEIKNTLDANITDTNNLDSHIEKLEKEIVNLNKEVRKTGKAIHESREGVIPKLQEKLEAILAKLGLLNARFDFKLTLTESLRENGTDTLDLLFTANKGTTMGSIKKVASGGEMSRIMLAVKAVLAEYQTLPTLIFDEIDTGVSGEIANKMAAIMDGMSHGMQLVSITHLPQIASKGAQHIKVYKEDVNNVTETHLKTLSQEDRIVEIAQMIGGKNVTDSALAHAKELLN; this is translated from the coding sequence GTGATTACGACTCTAGCCATTAAAAACTATGCTCTAATTGATGATATCCGTATGGATTTCAAAGATGGATTGACCATTATTACTGGGGAAACCGGTGCGGGAAAATCCATACTTTTAGGGGCACTTTCATTAGTATTAGGTAAACGTGCCGATTTAAATAGTATGAAAGATGCTTCAAAAAAATGTATTATAGAAGCCGAATTTGCTATCAAAAAATTTAATTTACAGACTCTTTTTGAAGAAAACGACCTAGATTATGATGCGCATACAATAATAAGGAGGGAGATTTTGCCGAGTGGTAAATCAAGGGCCTTTATTAACGATACGCCGGTAACTTTGTCACAATTGCAAGCGGTAGGACCGTATTTGGTCGATATTCACAGTCAACATGAAACGCTTTCCTTAGCTGAAGAAAATTATCAGATGCAGGTAATCGATGCGTTGGCAGAAAATACGTCGCTTAAAAACACCTATTCTGAACAATTAAAGGCGTACAGAATTACTACTAAAGGATTGGAAGAAGCTAAACTTAAAAAAAGCGAAGCTTCCAAAGAAATAGACTACAATACCTTTTTGTTTACCGAATTGGAAGAAGCCAACCTAGAAGGAATAGATCAAGTAAAGTTAGAGGAAACATATGAAACGCTTAGTAATGCTGAGGAAATACAAGAAACGCTATCAAAAGTAGTTCAATTGTTTTCTGAAGAACAAATCGGTACAATGGAAACCGCCAAGGAAGCACGGGCAGCATTAAGTCAATTGAAAAATTATGGCTCGGTGTATCATGCTCTTTGGGAACGGTTAAACAGCGTGATTATCGAATTGGATGATTTAAGCGAAGAAACCGAACAAATAGCTACATCGGTTGAGGCTAATCCGCAAGAATTACTTGCTATTAATGAAAAGCTGCAAACACTACATAAACTTCAACACAAACACAATGTAGCGACCGTTTCAGAATTAATAGAAATTAAAAATACACTTGACGCAAATATAACCGATACTAACAATCTCGATTCGCATATAGAGAAATTAGAAAAAGAAATTGTTAATTTAAATAAAGAAGTACGGAAAACGGGGAAAGCCATTCACGAGTCGCGTGAGGGGGTCATTCCTAAGTTACAAGAAAAACTAGAAGCTATTTTAGCAAAACTTGGTTTGCTTAACGCTCGTTTTGATTTTAAACTTACATTGACAGAAAGTCTTCGTGAAAACGGAACAGATACACTCGATCTGTTATTTACCGCTAACAAAGGCACAACAATGGGGTCCATAAAAAAAGTGGCTTCTGGAGGCGAAATGAGCCGTATTATGCTGGCTGTAAAAGCTGTTTTGGCAGAATATCAAACGTTACCAACCCTCATTTTCGATGAAATAGACACGGGGGTTTCGGGTGAGATTGCCAATAAAATGGCTGCTATTATGGATGGTATGAGCCATGGTATGCAATTAGTGAGCATCACGCACTTACCGCAAATAGCTTCAAAAGGAGCGCAACATATTAAGGTGTATAAGGAGGATGTAAATAATGTTACGGAAACGCATTTAAAAACACTGTCGCAAGAAGATCGTATTGTGGAGATAGCACAAATGATAGGAGGAAAGAATGTAACCGATTCTGCCTTAGCACACGCAAAGGAATTACTGAATTAA
- a CDS encoding enoyl-ACP reductase FabI produces the protein MSYNLLKGKRGIIFGALDENSIAWKTAERVHEEGGEFVLTNAPIALRMGQINELAKKTNSEIIPADATNMEDLENLVEKATEILGGKLDFVLHSIGMSVNVRKGKHYTDQNYDWTHKGWDISAVSFHKTMNVLYNKDAMNEWGSIVALTYMAAQRVFPDYNDMADNKAYLESIARSFGYFFGRDKKVRVNTISQSPTPTTAGKGVKGFDGFISYADKMSPLGNATAIDCANYTISLFSDLTKRVTLQNLYNDGGFSNVGVSDAVIEAFEEE, from the coding sequence ATGTCATATAATTTATTAAAAGGAAAACGAGGAATTATTTTTGGCGCCTTGGATGAAAACTCCATTGCATGGAAAACCGCGGAACGCGTTCACGAAGAAGGTGGGGAATTTGTCTTGACCAATGCACCTATAGCATTACGAATGGGGCAGATAAACGAATTGGCAAAGAAAACAAATTCTGAAATCATCCCGGCAGATGCGACCAATATGGAGGACTTAGAAAACCTAGTTGAGAAAGCAACCGAAATTTTAGGGGGTAAACTTGATTTTGTATTGCACTCTATCGGGATGTCAGTAAATGTTCGTAAGGGTAAACACTACACCGACCAAAACTACGATTGGACCCACAAAGGTTGGGACATATCTGCTGTTTCTTTTCATAAAACAATGAACGTTTTATATAATAAGGACGCCATGAACGAATGGGGAAGTATTGTAGCTCTTACTTATATGGCAGCCCAGCGTGTATTCCCTGATTATAATGATATGGCCGACAATAAAGCCTATTTAGAGTCTATAGCAAGAAGTTTTGGGTATTTCTTTGGAAGAGATAAAAAAGTACGCGTGAATACCATTTCGCAATCACCTACACCTACCACTGCTGGAAAAGGAGTAAAAGGGTTTGATGGGTTTATATCGTACGCCGATAAAATGTCACCATTAGGAAACGCAACGGCAATAGACTGTGCTAATTACACAATTTCTTTATTTAGTGATTTAACCAAAAGGGTAACCCTTCAGAATTTATACAATGACGGAGGCTTTTCAAATGTAGGGGTTAGCGATGCGGTTATAGAAGCCTTTGAGGAGGAATAA